The nucleotide window CGGTGCGCCCGGCACTTCCCGCTGAACCACCCGATACACCTTTTTCAACTCTTCCATTAGATTCACTTTGCTGTGCAGGCGTCCGGCCGTATCGCACAAAAGGACGTCCGCACCGCGGGATTTGGCCGCCTGGATGCCGTCGTACACCACGGCGGCGGGATCCGCACCCGCTTGGTGTTTGATGACATCCACCCCGACACGTTCCCCCCAGGTTTCCAGCTGCTCGATCGCACCGGCTCGGAACGTATCTCCCGCTGCTAATACCACTTTTTTGCCTTGGGATTTCAGTTTGTGCGCCAGTTTGCCGATGGTGGTCGTTTTGCCGACCCCGTTGACCCCAACAAAGAGGATGACGGTCAACCCTTCGTTGTTCATGGCAAGGGACGGTGTCACGTCATCGGTTTTCATCATTTCCAGGAGTATTTCCGACATCAAGGGTTGCAGTTCGGCCGGATCCTGGATTTTGCGCTCTTTTACCTCTTGGCGCAGGCGGTCGACCAGCTCCATCGTCGTCGAGACGCCCACATCGGCGCTGATCAAGATTTCCTCCAATTCTTCGAACAGCTCTTCATCAATTTTATTGCGCCGCAGGATCAGATCTTCCATCGCCCCGACCAGGGACGAGCTGGTCTTGCTCAGGCCGGAGACGAATTTTTGCGTCACCGACTCCGTCGTTTTGGACACCTTTTCCTTCAGTTTCCTGAAAAAATTCATCGTTGTTCTCCCTCCTTACGCGCGGCTGGCGGCCACCTCCACCTGCTCCTCGAAGTCCTCCAGCTTGACGGACACCAACTTGGATACCCCGGATTCCTCCATCGTAATGCCGTAGAGGACATCAGCCCCTTCCATCGTCAATTTCCGGTGAGTGATGACGATGAACTGGGTGTTTTGGGAAAACTCCCGCAGATAACGAGCAAACCGAGCCACGTTGGCATCATCCAACGCTGCGTCCACCTCATCCAGCACGCAAAACGGCACCGGTTTCACGCGAATCACGGCGAACAGCAACGCAATGGCGGTCAATGCCCGTTCCCCGCCGGAGAGCAAGCCCAGATTTTGAAGCTTTTTGCCTGGGGGCTGAGCCATGATTTCGATACCGGTCTCCAGCAGATTGTCCGGGTCGGTCAGGTGAAGATCTGCCCGTCCACCCCCAAACATTTTAACAAATACGTCCTGGAATTCGGTACGGATCGCTTCAAAACTCTCCAGGAAACGGCGGGACATCTCCGACTCAATGTTACGGATGACTTCGTAGAGCGTGTTTTTCGCCTCAATCAGGTCATTTTGCTGTTGCTCCAGAAATT belongs to Polycladomyces subterraneus and includes:
- the ftsY gene encoding signal recognition particle-docking protein FtsY, which codes for MNFFRKLKEKVSKTTESVTQKFVSGLSKTSSSLVGAMEDLILRRNKIDEELFEELEEILISADVGVSTTMELVDRLRQEVKERKIQDPAELQPLMSEILLEMMKTDDVTPSLAMNNEGLTVILFVGVNGVGKTTTIGKLAHKLKSQGKKVVLAAGDTFRAGAIEQLETWGERVGVDVIKHQAGADPAAVVYDGIQAAKSRGADVLLCDTAGRLHSKVNLMEELKKVYRVVQREVPGAPHEVLLVLDATTGQNALQQAKTFSQAVNVSGIVLTKLDGTAKGGIVIAIRNELDLPVKWVGLGEKMEDLQEFDAEQFVHGLFGQSRLMEEAE